The Balaenoptera acutorostrata chromosome 2, mBalAcu1.1, whole genome shotgun sequence genomic sequence ttgagcaagttacttaacttctctgaacctcaagtTTCCTCCTTggcaaaatggggacaataatggcacctacttcatagagttgtttggaagattaaatgatataattcaTATAGAGCACTCAGCATCATGCCCAATGCATGATAAATATtcaataagtgttagctattattgtcattgttatttcatcattattatcaatGAGGGGAAATTCTCATATGCTCcaggtgggagtgtaaactgttCTAGCCTCCGAGAAAGGCATTAGGGCATAGATATAACTTatatataagtttatatataACTTTAGATACAAAGCCCTTTTGGTTCCAGGAATTGCatgtctaggaatttatccttagCAAATAATCTCAGTAAATAATCTGACATGTACACCAAGAGGTGTGAACGAGAATGTTTATCTCAgatttatttataatagaaaaagacTGGGAACAACCTAAAGACCCAGCAATAGTTACATAAATTATGAAACATACATACcataaaatatgtacaatataCCTTTATGTAATGATATACACGTGTACTTACATCATTACataaaaaaagaagtgacagaACAATATAATCTCATTTATGGAAGAAAGTATAGGTGTGCATTTAAAAGTCTAGAAGGATAGCTACCGACTGTTATCAAGGGCCATCTCTGCCAGAACTGTCACTTGCTCTGaattatgaaattttaatatatataattcagcATCAGAAAATCCACGATGAGGTGTGGGTGAGGGGAGTGTGggtgtgtggttttttgtttttttaaagtgagacACCTGGCTGGGGTGAGGAATTCTAAGACTGGAGACTGCAGACTGGCAAAATGTGGCAAAGCTGGTTTCATCAGTTCAGAAACCACTCAGTCCCAGGTCTGGGGGGTTAGCAACTGTGGTGAATTCTACTTTGGATAGCAATGATGGGGATTCTTGGAGAGCCCGCTCTGGAAAAGGAGACAGATGCAAAACTTtccttaattaataataataagagtGACGGCCTTTGTAAGTGCTTCATACTTGCATGGCCAATCGGTTTGATCCAGAGAGCAGTCCCACAAAACAGGCAGGGCAGGAATTATCACCGAGGAGATGGGAGTCCTTAATGTGAAGTGGTGCCAGAATCAGAACAGGGACAGGAAGTGGGGGCTGAATTCCTAGCCCTCCCAGTGGTGAAGCTGGAATCGAGTGAAATTCACCACGCTCCCAGCCCacgcctggcacatagcaggtctTCAGCGCACCTGGCACTGCCTCCTCTGATCGGCTCCCTGGGCCCTCGGGCAGCTGCTTCCCTTTGCTCGCACCATCTGCACCCATCTCGTGCCTATTCTCCTTCAAGTGCTCTTTGCTGCAGACAACTCATTGTTTCCTTTCACTGTGGCCCTTCCCACCTTCATCGCACTGTTCCCTCAACTTAGAATGTTATCTGCCTACATACTCAGTCTCTTCCAACCTTACCACTTCTCTAAACATCCAAATTCCTTCAAGACCTGTATTAAATGCCATCTCCTATGCAAAGCTACACCAGCCAGCTGGACACCATCGCTCCTTCCCTAGGCCCCAGGCCCCAGACCTGCATGTCTCTCGGGACACATCCCATCCTGCTTGCACAGGGGTTCTCTGCAGGTGTGTTTTGCCCCTGGACCAGACTGGAGGCTCTTTTGGGAAGGGGGTATGTCTCACTGTTTCCTCAGTGCTGGCCCCAAAATGAGGTGCCCCAGGCACTTTGGTCGATGAATGCAGGGGTGACTGAGTAAATGAGGGAAGATGGGAGCatggatggagggagggctgggcagaGGTGGATGACACCTCAAACCCTGTGCCAGAGCTGGCCCTGGCCTTGCCCATGGCAATGGGATTCCAGCCAACGAGTCCCCAGGGTGAATAACCTCAGGTTTCTGCTGCCTGCCTACACCATAAAATTGCAAGTGCTTCCTCTTCAGGGGCGGGAAGGAGAAGTGGGGTGACTTTGGGGCTGAGCCTCAGCATCTGGCAGGGTTTATAAGCTGAGGCACCAGACCCCTGAGCACCGCAGcccttcctcctcatccttctgTTCCTGAGCCTCCAGCTCGCCGGCAGCATGGCCTTCACCGGCAAGTATGAGATCGAGAGTGAGAAGAACTATGACGAGTTCATGAAGCGCCTGGGTGAGTGAGCTCCTGAGAGCACCTTCCTGGGGCTGGGCTGTCACGGCCAGCTCTGCACAGGGAACCCAAAATCtacgaggctcagagaagttgaggGACTcgtgcaaggtcacacagctagtaatggGTGAGGTGGACAGTTGATGGGCTTATTCATTCAAACCTTTACTGAATGCGTGCCACACGCATGGCCAACCACTGTTACTGATGGGGCACCTCAGcaagacttgcccaaggtcacactgtgcATCAGGGGCAGATGTCATTAGACCCCCTGGGCCCGAGGATGAGATGATGAGTGGTGTCACCACATCCTGCCTGGGGAGAGGTGACCAAGGGGTGGGAGCACAGAGATCAGGTTTGACAAGCCACTCGTTCACTCAGTCACTGAGCAAACAGGGGCCTCTTACAGCGCTAGGCACTGTGGGTGGAGATCAAAGACCCCACTCTTCCGACTGTTCAATTTGCAGCACTGGTTGTGAGGAACCAAAGAGACAGTGGACTTGACAATCCTGCAGAAATCTTGGTGTGCTACCTAAGTGTGAGGCAGTGCAGTTGTCTAGCTTGAGGACAGCCCCAGGGGACCAGGGCCTACTACCTCCTGGTAGGAAACGGGCCCCAAGAGCGGGATCCGTGTGCCCTGGGGCTTTGGGAAGGCAAGAGCCCTTCTGAGTCAGTTACTGGGACTGGCCCTGAAGGAACAGTGACTTGGCTTCACCTACAACAGTCTAGATGTGGGaatctttatctgtaaaacaagaGCATTTCAAGACAGTCTTGAAGGTCTCATTCATTTTAGAAATTTGTGAGGTTGGCAAATTTCTGTTCTACTACTATCAGAAGAGCAGCTATTATTTATTCTTAACTATATGCCAGGAGTTTTACCAGACACAATCACTGtaatttaatccttgcaacagcCCTGTGAAATGGgccttattatccccatttttcggatgaaaacactgaggctgagagagataGTGACTTGCCCAAGCCACATGGCTCACGACATGGGGCTTGTGCTCGACTGTCAGGCTAGCCTGCCGTAGGGGAGGCAAGCTCGTGCCCAAAGCCACAAGTCGTAGGCAGCTCTTACATGGCCACTCTGCTTGTCCCCTGGCCCAGGGCTCCCCAGCGACAGGATTGAAAAGGGTCGCAACCTCAAGATCATCTCAGAGGTGCAGCAGGACGGGCAGAACTTCACCTGGTCCCAGAACTACTCTGGGGGCCCCTCCATTACCAACAATTTCACCATCGGCAAAGAGTGCGACATGGAGACCGTGATGGGCAAGAAGTTCAAGGTGAGAGACAGCTAGCCACCCCTCCCTACTTCCCCAGGACTCTAGCTGACTTCTTGGTCCCCACCATGTCCCCAGGGGCTGTTCCCCAAGCTGAGGCTTCTTCTCGAGTCTAGCCTCCAGCTTTAAGAGCTTGAGTTACTTGGCAATTTAGCCTCTCCTAGTTTTTAATGCTACCGCCAATAATGGACACTACAATGATAGTAAAAATTGTTAACATTTGCTGAATCCTTCACACATATATCCCAGATACTTGCTGGATCTGCCACACATCTTAATGCAGGTAAGCCCATGAGGTCGCTACAATtactgccccattttacagatgggggagTTGGGCTGAGTCATAGGATTAAATAGCTGCCTGGATCCCACAGCAGGGGCGGGCCTGCATAaccaggcagtctggttccagagagcataaccacattttttttaaaaattaatttattttatttatttatttttggctgcattgggtcttcattgctgcacgcgagctctctctagttgcggcaagaaggggccactcttcgttacagtgcacgggcttctcattgcggtggcttctcttgttgcggagcatgggctctaggcgtgcgggcttcggtagttgtggcccatgggcttcagcacttgtggctcgcgggctctagagcgcaggctcagtagttgttgcacacaggcttagttgctccgtgccatgcgggatcttcctgaaccagggctcgaacccgtgtcccctgtgttggcaggtggattcttaagagctgcaccaccagggaagcctccataACCACATTTTTATGCTGCCTCCAGTGTGGCCTAGAGATTAATCGCCCAGGCCCTAGAACCAGACTCATCTGGGTTTGAAACTGCAGTCTTGGGTAGCAAAGAATTGAAAGGTGGTTGTTTGTCCCTTCCTACCCAGACTGGTCCCCCAGGTCTTCCACCCATTCTCCTCTGTAGCCCCCAACCCTGGCCAAAAGAGTACTTTGCTCCTTCAGGCTTCCAGGCTGCCAAGGTGGAGGATACGTAGTCATAATATTCACATTCTGCCACttgggtattttaaaaatttaacaacttCTCACAGATGTCTTTCTGTGTCAGCACATATTGGcttgcctcttctttttttatggtggTACAGTATCCTATAGTATGGAAATGCTATCATTTACTTACCACTCCCTCATTAATAGATTTTTAGGTTATTTACCAGTGGATAATACAggttggatatttaggttgttcactattacaaacaatgctgcaatcaACACCCTTGGATGACATTAGCATCATTCTAATAATGATGATCATAACTGACTCCATAGTTAACAAGGGGTGCTCAACACCaagccaggcactgctctaagcactttatatatatcaTAGTAAATCATTTAATCCTCGCCATAACTCCAGGAAGTAGGTTCAGTTACTACCCCtattttaaaggtgagaaaaccgaggcacagggacttccctggtggcgcagtggttaagaatctgcctaccaatgcaggggacacgggtttgagccctggtccgggacggtcccacatgccgcggagcaactaagcgcgtgtgcaacaactactgaagcccgcgcacctaaagcccatgttccgcaacaagagaagcgactgcaatgagaagcccgcgcattgcaacgaagagtagcccccgctcgccacaactagagaaagcccatgcgcagcaacgaagacccaacgcagccataaataaataaataaatagataaacaaacaaacaaaaacgagGCACAGAAAGGTTCAGTGACTTGCACAGGTTATCTATATCTTTGGATATATGTAATCAGATGTCTATAGGGCAAATTAATTCCTGAAGCGGGATTGCTGAGGCTGCAAGCAGGCCCTTCATCCCTGAGGGGCTGGCCTGTGTTTGGGGGGTGCTCTGCAACTCTGGCTGTGTTTGCTTCTCTTCCAGGCCACTGTGCAGATGGAGGATGGGAAGGTGGTGGTGAACTTCCCCCACTACAAGTACACTGCGGAGATCATGGATGGCAAGCTGGTGGAGGTGAGTGTCCCGCTCGTTCCCGGCAAAATTGATGAGAATGCTTTTCTGCCCCCAGCCACGGGCCCCAAGAGGTGGTCCTCTGGGCAGCTGGTTTTATGGGCAACCCCCCCGCCCAACCatgggccaggctctgtgctgagcaCTAGGTGCACGTGACCTCATTTGACCTTCACAATCACCCTGTTAGGTAAggatttttatccccattttgcaggtgaggaaactgagacacggGATGGCTAAGTGATTGGCCGAAGGGCACAGAGCTTTTTTGACAGAGTAGGGATTTGGCTctgggcagtctgactccagtgcCCACACTCGGCCACCTCAGGGACACACGTCTGGACCCTTCCCAGAGTGTGAATGAAGTGGGGAGTCTGGGTGGGCCCTGCAAGGGTAGCCATCACTCCATTCCACTTCCACAAGGGACTTCAGGCCCTTGCTGCTAGATCTTTTGGTgtttcaagagaagctggaaattgGCACTTCCAAGTGAAATTTCCAGTCCAGCAAACGTTGCCAACTAATTAAACATTTTCCGAAACACTGACAGGCACAACTGTGGACTGACCCCTCCCACACGCCATTCTCTGTAAACACAGGTTGGAGGTGCTGCCCTGGAAGGCCCGCATCTCACATCCATCTCTTCTCCCTGGGGCTCCAGAGTTTTCCCCAGGTGAAAGAAACGGTGTGAGgtcaagaggaaaaggaaggcatTTCTGCATGTCATTCCCCCTTCGTGAGCCTGTGTCCTGGGCTAGAGTCCCCTGGGGGAGGTCTGGTCTGTCCTCCCCAAGCCTCTCCAGAAGGGAAGTGATGCGGGAAGCAGGATTTGACTCCCcctgtcctctctctctgtctctcaatcTCTCCCTTGTTTCCTTGTCTTCCTCATCTCAAGCCCAGTCTAGAGAAAAGGAGCACGTGGCCCAAGAGGCTCAGTGCCCTCccattactcccattttacagagaagccGTAGAGTCTCAGAGAcacaagtaacttgcccaaggccacgcaGCTATTTTGTGGTGGAGGCAGATCGCATCAGCTGGCTTCTAGattctctctctgctcttcccAGGCCAATGGGTCTTCTTTCTCCCCttcattttagtttaaaaaaaaaaaatctaaaaataaatacatgtacagtgttttaaaaatatatctatgtgtatgtgtgtgtgtatatatatacacacactatatatacatacatacatatatatgtgtgtatgtgtgtgtgtgtgtgtgtgtgtatatatatatatatatatatatatatatatatatatatatatatgtgacatAAGTgactatacatttttttctggatggAAATTGACCTCttggagaatctgatgaaagctagAGGCAAAGCTCCCCAGCCTGTGAGGAGTGCAGGGAGAACACAGGGCAGGAGAATGGAGCACATCTGTGCCCAACTGAACTGATCCTCCCAAATGGAACAAACCCGCTTCCTAACTCCTAGAGGCGCCTGACCATGGAGCCTATATGGTGTGAGCAGAGCCCAGAGTTCAGGgccattatacacacacacgcacgtgcacgcgcacgcgcacgcacacacgtAGGCAGGCgcaggcatgcacacacacaaatgcacacgcacacagacTAGGCACCAGAGACAAGCCGTCTTGGTTGCAGATCTCCCATCTCTGGAGGCCCAGCATCATTCTGGATACCTCCCTTCTTCTCCACCAACATGGGTGCTTTTTGCGAGCACCCCTCctcctgtctccacccaccaccagcACCCCTCCTCTCATCACCTCTCCTCTCATCACCTCTCCTCTAGACCgtgccccagcctcctccccggCCTCCCCCTCCACTTCATCTTCCATCCATCCCATATGCAAATCACACATCACTTCACACTGCTGCCCTTTGACAAAACTGCTTCCACCAAACTCCATTTGCCACCTGCCCCTCCTCACAAGAAAGCTGCTTTCCTCTGCTGGGGATCTGGACCAACTGATGCTATGCACACATCCCAACACAGCGTGTCTTGGCCTTGAGCCCAGGGCACCACACACAGTGGGCCTTGGCTGAACAGTATCCTCTTGCAGCCTCTTCCATGAACGCTTACACTTCCTGAGGACAGGGACTGTACCTTCCCATCACCGAGCACAGGGGCCCCATAAATGCTAAATGGTGCAGAGGGTGAGCATGGCCGCTCAGCCTTAGAGGGGTGACTGATTTCTCTAAccttcagctttctcatctgtacaatggggacaaGCTCGGTGTCGTGGGCATGTGCCTGGCATGGGTGAACTGAAAGGGACAGACGGGTGGAAGGCTGTCCCACGAAAAGCCACATCACGCCAACATCTGTTAGCACTTTGGCCACACAGAGTCCACACCATGAGTCCTGTAAcaaattgggaaactgaggcccagagaagcagtGCAGCAGGCTCACTCCCACTCAGGGCTGGGACTGGAGGCTGGTCTACCTTCTCTGGGCCCCATGGTCATCTTGGGGCCCCTGCACTGACACCCCCTCTTCCTGCTGCTTCTTCCAGGTCTCCACCGTTGAAGGTGTGTCCTACGAGCGCGTGAGCAAGAGGCTGGCCTGAGCTAGTAGGCAGGGCTCCGCGGGGGCCGCAAAGCCACCGATAAAGCTGATGTAACAACAGACATTCTGCTCGTTCCAGAACCTCTGTCTTTGTTCTCTGGCGTCTTGGGGCAGTTCTGGCTGGCGGGGGTGGGAAACCCCTGACGATGGCTACACAGGCCACACCTTGGCCCTGAGATCTCTGTGGGACCTGTGTCATGGCAGAGGGAAACGGGTATGGACGGAAGACCCCTGGCCCCGGGGAGAGGGCAAAGGCGGTGCTCAGCGTGCACGGCGGGCACACTTCTGGGGACCCCTCGCCCCAGCCTGCCACCCACACTCGGCGTGGAGACCATCCTTTCAAGAGACAAACATCACCTCGGAGGGGTGGCACACTGACTCTCAGATGGGCCACAGGAAGGTGTATCAGAAGGGGGCGGGCAGGACTGGCATTTCCGGGGAAGGGCCCCCCGCTGCTGGGCCCCGAGGCTGCACGGACATTGGGATGCACCCACCAGGGCTTAGCCAGGGAAGGTATTTCAGCATGGCCGTGGCTCTCCGCTAATCTGCTGTGGAGTCGttcctttgggtctcagtttACCTGCTGGTACAAGAGGGGGCCAGGAGAACCAATGAGGGACtgaggagaaatgggagtctaTGAGATGGCAAAGGCTTATGGGAGTGCCAGGCAGGAAGCGAGCTGTCAGAGTAGGGCTTAGACAGGGGGGCCTGGGAGAAACTTGGAGAAGCTGCGGTGGGCTGGGAAAGGTGGTCAGAAGGGTCACTCTGATCCCCTGGTAGGTGCCTGAAGCCCTGCATCAGGAAGGATTCTGAGGCAGCGTTTGGACTGAGCAGACATCCCTGCCTGATTACGGCGTCTGTCCGGGgcatggaagaggaggagggaggtctGCCTGTCCCGTGGCTAGATAATCTCTAATCCTGATGGGCTTTTTTTCATTCTCCTCTCTCCTTGGAAGTGTTCTCCATCTGGGTACCACCCTAActtctattttattactttttttggccacgccatgcagcatgcagaatctttagttcctgaccagagatcaaacctgtgtcccctgcagtggaagcatggagtcttaaccactggacagccagggaagtccccaccctgACTTCTTTTTACCCCATATTTTTCTCTATGGCAACTCACTTATTTTTACTACAATGGAAACTTTATATCACTTCTATACATGGAAAGCCAACATCATTTCCCATAAATAGACTAAGACTATTAAAAAAAGTCAAAGCTGGACAATGTTGACTTCTAGCTGGATTCTGCTGCCAAAGCCATGACTCTGAGGCCCCCCTTAGTGAAAAGGGTAAGAACCTTACAAGAGCCAGTAGTATCAAATGGGAAACTCTCTCCTTCCCTAATCAAAAATCCTGCAGGACTCCTTGAAAAGAGAAGAATGCACTCACTATAAGAGTTGAAttatctaagtgtccatcagtggatgaatggataaagaagatgtctctctctctctctcacacacacacacacacacacacacacaactggaatactattcacccataaaaaaagaatgaaatcctgccatttgtgacaacacagatggaccttgaaggtattatgttacgtgaaataagtcagatggagaaagacaaatatcgaatgatttcaaaataaaacaaaacaaactcatagatgcagagaacagattagtgattaccagaagggaaggaggttagcagggggtgggtgaaatggttaagggggtcaactgtatggtggtCATGGATGGTACCTAAACTTGCGGTGGTGATCACTTTTCAGCACATACAAATATACTGcaaagtatatacaaatatactaAGTATACAAATATACTGCAAAGTTGAATTATAATACTGTATACCAGAAACATATACTACGAAGAGAGTTGAATGATCTAAATTATCTTGAATACACAAGTCCCACCTATGGGGTATTAGAAATAAGGTTTGCCCGACACCTTGTGAagggtctggcacacagcaggtgcttaatGAGTGCTACCTGACCTCAGGTCCTTGTAACCTGTGTAATCTACGGCCTTTCACTCTCAGGGGCCAGCCTCAGCTTGGACAGACAGCACAGCCCAACTCACTGGCAGCTCAGTCCTCGCCTCCCCCCACGTTGTGCCCTGAAACTTGTTGCTTTCCAAGGACAGCACTCAGCCTCCCGCACCCACCCACCAAGCCAGGACCCTGTGAATTCCATCATTTTGCCAAGACTTATTGCTAATTAAGTGAACTAGGTAAGCATTAAATTAAACTAGCAGTGTTGCTGTTTCCCCTCCAGACTGAATAATTACTCATAATGAGCTTGGATAATAAGTCTCTAAATAACAGAGAGGTAACCATAATTAGGCTgaaaactgagagagagagaaggaagggagaagagtaGAAAAGAAAGAGCTGAGGGGGAAGAGAGATTGTTTATACTTTGGTAACCGATTCAAGGACAAATTCAAACACTGCAGCCAGTGTTACAGAGTCACAGATTCATGGAATAGAAGGACCTCAGAGCTCAACTAGTTTAAACTCTGTATTCCACAGATatagaaaccaaggctcagagaggggaagaaatttgtctaaggtcacacagcagattaATGAAGGGCTGGGCATCACTGGCTGATGGAGGCTACAGTTTCTCATTCCAGCTTATGGGGGTAAGTGGAGTAAGATGAGATGGGGTGAAGTGTCCATGTTGCTGGCATCTTGGAAAAGAGGCTTCCTCAGCCAGTAGAAGGGACAGTGGTTAAGAGCTTCGACTCTGGAGTCACATTGCCAGGGCTCAAATCCCTCTTCTACCACCTAGAAGCTGTGTCACCTTGGGGTAAGTTCAtccatttctctgagcctcagtttcctacctTGTCAGTGGGGAAAACAACTGCACTTACCTAATAGAGTCGTCATGTTACAAATTAAATACTAGCCACTGCGACCGCGACCACCATCATCTCCGTTATCAGCACTGTCATTCTCAAGCCAGTGTGATGAAAGCGTTAGGAGTGCCCCCTCCACTCACCTGTAAGGCACATGGGCACGCTGCAGTATTTCTTGGCATCTTGTCTTGTCCATGTGTAAAATAGGCTAATAAGACCTTCCCTTCCCGGGTGACAGAGGAGTTGCAAGGGTAAAAGGTAAAAATCCACGCTAGTGGCCTCCATAAAGTTAGAGGTGCTTCACCATTTTGCTGTGCCGTTCAAGGTGCGGTAGCGACTCCCTGCTCAGTTCAGGTGCCCTTCACCCTGACCCTTGGAAATCATCTCTAGCAACCATTTCCCTCCTGCCAAGCTCATCTGGTGAAATGGGGGCTTCTCAAAGCATCTTTAAAGACTACCACTAGGTGGCGTTGCACCACACACCTGTGGCCCCCAAGGATACCAAGAGGTGTCTGtatgctgggggtggggcaggggggtgaGCAGTGAAATCCCAAGTGATTGGGCcatggtgtgggtgtgtgtttccTCTGGGGGGGGGCAATGAGGAGGCCACCAGGCTCCTCAGTCCGGCATATCTAAGTGCAAAACTGAGTCCACACTGCTTGCCCATGGTGAGACCTTgggcctctctgaacctcagtatcGTCTTCTGGaaaatggtgataatgatgtTGTCATGAGGACAAAAGAAGAGCAGGGGAAATAAGAGACCATGAGGAAAGTGTCAAGTACAGGGCGTggaacacagtaagtgctcactaAACAGGGCCCTTCTTGGAGGTTCTACGGGCGTGACTGGGAACACACTAGGTCAGAGCTTCTAGAGCAGAGAGATGTGGCCAAACCTGGCTGTGCATGTGCATCTCCTGGGGGGTCCTATTAAAAGGATAGCCCAGGCCCCACTGCAGACCTGCGGAACAGGACACTTTGGGTACGAAGACCAGGGAGATGTCACTGTTCTGAAGTGCTCCCCAGCCAGCTGTGACCTTGGAGACCATTCCAGTCCCAAccctcccattttgcagatgaaaaaactgagatcTAGAACAGGGGACTGACCGGCCCTCGTCCACACAGCTAGGGAGTAGCAGAAGGTCTGACTCCAGTATATACTGCCTGCTGTGGCTCTGGTAAGGGCAGGGCCTGAAACATTGGTCTGAGCTGGGCCAGCAGATGGCTGACCACTTGAGTTCTTTCTCCTTTAAAGCTAGAGCTGGGATGGGGGGCGGTGAAGCTCTGGGGCTCATCTGGGCCCCTCCTCAAAAGGGAGAGGGCCACTCATCTACGATATTTGTCACAGAACTCACTGCTGAATAATGATGCCCCATATTCCATGCTTTCTTATCATAAACCTGAAGTGCAGCCCAGGCTGACAGCTTTCTCACCTTACAAATGAGAAGACAAGTTCAGAGTGGAGAAGAAGCTTTTCTCAAGGTCATCTAGCTAAGAGCAGACAGACTCGCACCTTCCACCTCTCGGACTAACATTCTTGTCCGTACGCTAGAAGCTGTAAGCTTCCAGCCTAAGAACCACCTTAACCTGCAGTGTGTTTTATTGGTTTTCTATTgcattgcaattaaaaaaaatttttttttaaatcacgaAAAATTAGGTTTCCTAGCAAGTGCAGATTTCCAGTTTCTCTGAAAATCTGAAGTTGTGGCAACATAAGGCTTACATCCCTGAAAGGCTGTAATTAGCCAGAGCTGAACAGAAGCCACACCCCCTACAGGGGACACACTGGCTTCATCAGTCCCCATCACCTCATGCTGTCTCAGTCATCCAGCTGATTCACTCACTATGTTACCTGCCTGGTCCTGGTGGGCCTTTGGATTTGAGACGCCTGCCAAACGCTATGGCCTTTCTGCTGAAATTCGTCACAAATGGCTTCCCTGAGGAACAGAGAATGAGGTTAATGAGGTTGGTAAGATTCTTTCCCAGGAACTTGGTGCCAGGGATGACCAGAGGCAGCCCAGAGGTGGGGTCCCTCCCAGGGGATGCTCTGGGGAAGCCCCAAGCCTGGTCCCAGGTCTTCACCTTCACAGATGGGGCTGGGGGAACCCCTCCCACATC encodes the following:
- the FABP6 gene encoding gastrotropin, which translates into the protein MAFTGKYEIESEKNYDEFMKRLGLPSDRIEKGRNLKIISEVQQDGQNFTWSQNYSGGPSITNNFTIGKECDMETVMGKKFKATVQMEDGKVVVNFPHYKYTAEIMDGKLVEVSTVEGVSYERVSKRLA